GGCCCGCCACGTGGGCCATGTCGAACAGCAGGATGGCCTCGACCTCGTCGGCGATCTCGCGCAGCTTCGCGAAGTCCCAGAAGCGCGGGTAGGCGCTGGCGCCGCCCACGAGCATCTTCGGCCGCACCTGGCGGGCCTGTTCGCGCAGGCGGTCGTAGTCGATGGTCTCGGTGGCCTGGCTCACCTCGTAGTGGTGGGCTTCGAAGAGCAGCCCGGAGAAGTTCACCGGATGGCCGTGCGTCAGGTGGCCGCCATGGCTGAGGCTGAGGCCGAGGATGCGGTCGCCGGGCTCCAGGAAGCCCAGGTAGGCCGTCATGTTGGCGGTGCTGCCGCTGTGGGGCTGCACGTTGGCGCGCTCGGCCCCGAAGAGCGCGGTGGCCCGCTGCTTGGCCAGGGTCTCGGCCTCGTCGACGTGCACGCACCCGCCGTAGTAGCGCTTGCCCGGGTAGCCCTCGGCGTACTTGTTCGTCAGCGTCGAGCCCATGGTCTCCATGACGGCCCGGCTGGTGAAGTTCTCGCTGGCGATCATCTCGAGCTGCCCGCGCTGGCGCCCCAGTTCGGCGTCGAGGATGGCGGCGATCTCCGGGTCGGTGTTGCGCACCTGGTCGTACATGGCTCTACTCCTGCTTCAGGTGGGTCGCCTCGTAGGCGGTGATCTTGTCCACGCGCCGGGCGTGCCGCCCGGCCTCGAAGGTGGCGCCCAGCCAGGCGTCGGCGAGGGTCGCGGCCTGCTCCGGGCTGACGGCGTCGCCGCTCAGGCAGAGCACGTTGCTGTCGTTGTGCTGCCGGGTGGTGCGCGCCTGCTCGGCGGTGAAGACCAGCGAGGCCCGCACGCCGGCCACCTTGTTGGCCGCGATGCTCATGCCGATCCCCGAGCCGCAGATGAGGATGCCCGCATCGACTTCCCCCCGCGCCACCAGCTCCCCCACGGCCAGGGCCGCGTCGGGATAGTCGGCCGATGCGGGTCCGTCGCAGCCGCAGTCGACGATCGCGACGTCGCGGGCGCCGAGCACCCGGGCGAGGTGCGCCTTGTGGGGAAAGCCCCGGTGGTCCGAACCGATGGCGAGCTTCATCCGGATTCTCCTTGGGCGGCGTCGCGCGACGCCCGGCTCAGGGCGGTGAAGGTGTCCGCCCAGCGGGCGAGCAGGTGGTCGATCTGGTCGCCGCAGGCGAAGTAGGCGTCGCGGTCGCGCCCGTAGGGATCGTCGACCTCGACGGTGTCGTCCGGCGTGTGCGTGCGCCCCGCGAGGTCGACCCCGGGCAGACCCAGCACGCCGATGGCCCCGTCGTACACGCGCCCCCAGCGGCTGCGGAAGATGGCCGCATGGCTGCGCGTCATGCCGATGACCCAGGCCGTGTCGGCCAGGAGCCCCGCCGTGACCGGTTGCGAGGCGTGCTCCGCCAGTTCGGCGCCTTTGGCCAGGGCGTACTCCACCGACGATCGCGAGGCCGGATGCCCCGCGGGCGCCTCGAGGCCGGCCGAGGAAAAGCTCAAACCCGTGGCACCAAGCTTCTGTCGGGCAAGCGCTTCCGCCAACGGGCTGCGGCAGATGTTGCCCGTGCACAGAAAGACCACGCGGCTGGCGCTGGGAGCGGGCATCGGCATCGCCTCGGACGTCGGGGGCTTGCAGGGAACCCGACCAAATTAGACCGCCCGCCGGAACGCGTCAAGCGCGCCCATGGGGGCCGTCGGGGCCGTCCGCGGCCTCCGGGTCGAACGGTTCCGGCCCCTCGCGCAGCACGCGGAAGGGGGCGACCGTCAGGTCGACCACGGCGCTGGCCTGGCCCCCACCCCCGGCCGTGCCCGCCCAGGTCCCGTCCACGTGGGATCCCACCGCGCGCACGGCCGCGACCATGTCCACGGCGGGCGGCTCACCCGCGCGGTTCGCGCTCGTCGACACCAGCGGGACGCCGACCGCGGCGAGCAGGGCGCGCAGATCATCCCGGGCCGGCACCCGCACCGCGACGGTGCCGCCGCCGGCGGTGATGCGCGGATCGAGGTCGGCACGGGCCGGCAGCACCAGGGAAAAGGGTCCGGGCCAGCAGCGGGCGCAGGCGGCGGACTGGGCAGGTGTCCAGGCCGCGGTCACGGTGCGGGCCTGGTCGACCGAGGCCGCCAGCACCAGCAGGGGTTTGCCGTCCGGGCGGCCCTTGGCGGCGATGATCCGGGCGACGGCGTCCGGCGCGTCGACGCGGGCGTGCAGGCCGGGCAGGGTGTCGGTGGTCAG
This DNA window, taken from bacterium, encodes the following:
- the rpiB gene encoding ribose 5-phosphate isomerase B; the encoded protein is MKLAIGSDHRGFPHKAHLARVLGARDVAIVDCGCDGPASADYPDAALAVGELVARGEVDAGILICGSGIGMSIAANKVAGVRASLVFTAEQARTTRQHNDSNVLCLSGDAVSPEQAATLADAWLGATFEAGRHARRVDKITAYEATHLKQE
- a CDS encoding L-threonylcarbamoyladenylate synthase; this translates as MTPPVLATADAARRLGAGGVLLLTTDTLPGLHARVDAPDAVARIIAAKGRPDGKPLLVLAASVDQARTVTAAWTPAQSAACARCWPGPFSLVLPARADLDPRITAGGGTVAVRVPARDDLRALLAAVGVPLVSTSANRAGEPPAVDMVAAVRAVGSHVDGTWAGTAGGGGQASAVVDLTVAPFRVLREGPEPFDPEAADGPDGPHGRA